The Micromonospora krabiensis genome window below encodes:
- a CDS encoding esterase-like activity of phytase family protein — translation MGTTSIRVRALAPAVAAISLLAAAPALGAPAHPTPGRPVEASCAPDASLLGFSDALDKATFRGTQVAGLSALTSTRPSRALALVDNIGTTPARVYELGLGTDRHGVDVDVRDVTVLSRPDGTPYTGADFDGEGLVAENGGATVLASSEREPSIRRFRLSDGREVASLPVPARFQVTPAGEAAVNQTFEALATTPDHRTLYAGMEGPLAPDGRDAAGRGLQRILRYEGREGRAYTPAAQYAYRTDPNLGLVELIALGDDQLLAVERGFTTGVGNTVRVYRVSATGAPDVSGVPSLSTVADPRTWLGKELLVDVADCPPSGATSKQPQPNPLLDNIEGAALGRDLPGGRRELYLLSDDNGSATQTTRVYALSVKLRPEVSLKSRALLSATAYQPGPVSGTQLSPAPVNGVTPPFPGQPIPGFSAVIPARAGDRSGERLLAMPDNGFGAKNNSADFLLRAYEIEPRYGNHTVTIHGHVSFRDPDHKVPFPIVNGNTRERLLTGADFDIESLARDARGDLWIGDEFGPYLIRTDRTGKVLQAPIPLPDGTKSPQSPDLAPGENPTLRASNGFEAMATATDGWTLYPILEGAQVNDPDQRRRVVYEFDVRANRYTGRTWSFRVDDPTLLVGDAAVLDGRRLLLIERDNGMGRQSLVKRLVVTDLDEVGADGYLVRRTAVDLMHIADPKGVSTPARPGEYGVGPLFSFPLQSVESVLPLAGDRVLVANDNNFPGNDGRIAGRPDDTELIVIDVPGLR, via the coding sequence GTGGGTACGACTTCGATTCGAGTACGGGCGCTCGCGCCCGCGGTGGCGGCGATCTCGCTGCTCGCCGCGGCGCCGGCGCTCGGCGCCCCGGCGCACCCGACCCCCGGGCGGCCGGTGGAGGCGAGCTGCGCGCCGGACGCGTCTCTGCTCGGCTTCTCCGACGCCCTCGACAAGGCCACCTTCCGGGGCACCCAGGTCGCCGGGCTGTCCGCGCTGACGTCCACCCGCCCCTCCCGGGCGCTCGCGCTGGTGGACAACATCGGCACCACTCCGGCCCGGGTGTACGAGCTGGGCCTGGGCACCGACCGGCACGGTGTCGACGTGGACGTCCGCGACGTCACCGTCCTCAGCCGGCCGGACGGCACGCCGTACACGGGCGCGGACTTCGACGGTGAGGGCCTGGTCGCCGAGAACGGCGGGGCGACCGTCCTGGCCAGCTCGGAGCGGGAGCCGTCCATCCGCCGGTTCCGGCTCTCCGACGGTCGGGAGGTCGCGTCGCTGCCGGTGCCGGCCCGGTTCCAGGTCACGCCGGCCGGTGAGGCCGCCGTCAACCAGACCTTCGAGGCCCTGGCGACCACCCCGGACCACCGGACGCTCTACGCCGGCATGGAGGGTCCGCTCGCCCCGGACGGCCGCGACGCCGCGGGCCGCGGTCTGCAGCGGATCCTGCGGTACGAGGGCCGCGAGGGCCGCGCCTACACCCCCGCCGCGCAGTACGCGTACCGCACCGACCCCAACCTCGGTCTGGTCGAGCTGATCGCGCTCGGCGACGACCAACTGCTCGCCGTGGAGCGGGGCTTCACCACCGGCGTGGGCAACACGGTGCGCGTCTACCGGGTCTCCGCGACCGGCGCACCGGACGTGTCCGGCGTGCCGTCCCTGTCGACGGTCGCGGATCCCCGTACGTGGCTCGGCAAGGAGCTGCTGGTCGACGTCGCCGACTGCCCGCCGTCGGGCGCGACGAGCAAGCAGCCGCAGCCCAACCCGCTGCTGGACAACATCGAGGGCGCGGCGCTCGGCCGGGACCTGCCCGGCGGCCGTCGCGAGCTGTACCTGCTCTCCGACGACAACGGCAGCGCCACCCAGACCACCCGGGTGTACGCGCTGTCGGTGAAGCTGCGGCCCGAGGTGAGCCTGAAGAGCCGGGCGCTGCTGTCGGCGACGGCGTACCAGCCGGGCCCGGTGTCCGGCACGCAGCTCTCCCCCGCCCCGGTCAACGGGGTCACGCCGCCGTTCCCCGGCCAGCCCATCCCCGGCTTCTCCGCGGTGATCCCCGCTCGCGCCGGTGACCGGTCCGGCGAGCGGCTGCTCGCTATGCCGGACAACGGCTTCGGCGCGAAGAACAACTCGGCGGACTTCCTGCTGCGGGCGTACGAGATCGAGCCGAGGTACGGCAACCACACCGTGACGATCCACGGGCACGTCAGCTTCCGGGACCCCGACCACAAGGTGCCGTTCCCGATCGTCAACGGGAACACCCGCGAGCGGCTGCTGACCGGCGCGGACTTCGACATCGAGTCACTGGCCCGGGACGCCCGGGGCGACCTGTGGATCGGTGACGAGTTCGGGCCGTACCTGATCCGCACGGACCGGACCGGCAAGGTGCTCCAGGCGCCGATCCCGCTGCCCGACGGAACGAAGTCGCCCCAGTCGCCGGACCTCGCGCCGGGTGAGAACCCGACGCTGCGGGCCAGCAACGGCTTCGAGGCGATGGCGACCGCCACGGACGGCTGGACGCTCTACCCGATCCTCGAGGGCGCGCAGGTCAACGACCCCGACCAGCGGCGCCGGGTGGTCTACGAGTTCGACGTCCGCGCCAACCGCTACACCGGCCGCACCTGGTCGTTCCGGGTCGACGACCCGACCCTGCTGGTCGGCGACGCCGCGGTGCTCGACGGGCGGCGGCTGCTGCTGATTGAGCGGGACAACGGCATGGGCCGGCAGTCGCTGGTCAAGCGCCTGGTCGTGACCGACCTGGACGAGGTCGGTGCGGACGGCTACCTGGTCCGGCGTACGGCGGTCGACCTGATGCACATCGCCGACCCGAAGGGCGTCTCCACCCCGGCCCGCCCCGGTGAGTACGGCGTCGGCCCGCTGTTCTCGTTCCCGCTGCAGTCGGTCGAGTCGGTGCTGCCGCTGGCCGGTGACCGGGTCCTCGTCGCCAACGACAACAACTTCCCCGGCAACGACGGGCGGATCGCCGGCCGTCCGGACGACACCGAGCTGATCGTCATCGACGTGCCCGGCCTGCGGTAA
- a CDS encoding DUF2000 domain-containing protein has product MTEPIRFPTKIAVLLREDLAGWQRLNVTAFLVSGVAAAVPELVGEEYRDADGTRYLPMFRQPVLVFAGDRSTLAGAHSRALDRGLPMSIFTQELFATGNDRDNRAAVRAVGRDKLDLVGLAVHGPRTAVDKVLKGARMHP; this is encoded by the coding sequence ATGACCGAACCGATCCGTTTTCCCACGAAGATCGCCGTCCTGCTCCGAGAGGACCTGGCCGGCTGGCAGCGACTGAACGTCACCGCCTTCCTGGTCAGCGGCGTCGCGGCCGCCGTACCGGAGTTGGTGGGCGAGGAGTACCGCGACGCGGACGGCACCCGCTACCTGCCGATGTTCCGTCAGCCGGTCCTGGTCTTCGCCGGTGACCGGTCCACCCTGGCCGGCGCGCACTCACGCGCGCTGGACCGGGGCCTGCCGATGTCGATCTTCACGCAGGAGCTGTTCGCCACCGGCAACGACCGGGACAACCGCGCGGCCGTCCGGGCGGTCGGGCGCGACAAGCTCGACCTGGTCGGGTTGGCCGTGCACGGCCCGCGCACGGCGGTGGACAAGGTCCTCAAGGGCGCCCGCATGCATCCCTGA
- a CDS encoding helix-turn-helix transcriptional regulator, which yields MATGPADPHVSAWRPGVAGVAEVFHAHFVDHAYPPHTHDVWTLLLVDDGAVRYDLDRHHHGALRTAVTLLPPHVPHDGRAATPHGFRKRVLYLDTSVLGAELVGHAVDRPSLPDPPLRHRIDQLHGVLARPGDEFEADSRLALILDRLGRHLRRAAPSGSAPPGAAPPAPGLAVRLRELLDARTVEGVTLDEAAALLHAHPTHLVRTFTRVHGLPPHAYLTGRRIELARRLLLAGQRPAEVAAAAGFFDQSHLNRHFRRHLGVSPARYSGRGGGRERHFPDAARQPPGRP from the coding sequence GTGGCCACCGGGCCGGCGGATCCGCACGTCAGCGCGTGGCGACCGGGCGTGGCCGGGGTCGCCGAGGTGTTCCACGCCCACTTCGTGGACCACGCCTACCCACCGCACACCCACGACGTGTGGACCCTGCTCCTCGTCGACGACGGCGCGGTCCGCTACGACCTCGACCGGCATCACCACGGCGCGCTGCGGACGGCCGTCACGCTGCTGCCCCCGCACGTGCCGCACGACGGCCGTGCCGCCACCCCGCACGGCTTCCGCAAACGCGTCCTCTACCTGGACACGTCCGTGCTCGGCGCCGAGCTGGTCGGTCACGCGGTGGACCGGCCGAGCCTGCCCGACCCGCCGCTGCGCCACCGGATCGACCAGCTGCACGGCGTGCTCGCCCGGCCCGGGGACGAGTTCGAGGCGGACAGCCGGCTCGCCCTCATCCTGGACCGGCTCGGACGGCACCTGCGCCGGGCCGCCCCGTCCGGTTCCGCCCCGCCGGGTGCTGCCCCGCCCGCGCCCGGGCTCGCCGTGCGGCTGCGGGAACTGCTCGACGCGCGGACCGTGGAGGGCGTCACCCTCGACGAGGCGGCCGCGCTGCTGCACGCGCACCCGACCCACCTGGTCCGGACCTTCACCCGGGTGCACGGGCTGCCGCCGCACGCGTACCTGACCGGCCGCCGGATCGAGCTCGCCCGCCGCCTGCTCCTCGCCGGGCAGCGCCCCGCGGAGGTCGCCGCCGCGGCCGGCTTCTTCGACCAGTCACACCTGAACCGCCACTTCCGGCGGCACCTCGGCGTCAGCCCGGCCCGCTACTCCGGCCGGGGCGGCGGACGCGAGCGGCATTTCCCGGATGCGGCCCGGCAGCCGCCCGGCCGCCCATAG
- a CDS encoding alpha/beta fold hydrolase: MSYLTAKDGTDIYYKDWGEGPVVTFSHGWPLNADAWDGQMLFLAQNGFRVVAHDRRGHGRSSQAGTGNDMDGYADDLAAVIEALDLRDATLVGHSTGGGEVARYIGRHGTSRVAKAVLISAVPPIMVQTPDNPEGLPISVFDDLRTQLLADRSQFYQDFAQMFFGANRPGAKVSKGILDQFWLWSMQAGLWNSYLSIKAFSETDFRDDLAKFDVPTLVLHGEDDQVVPVKDSAHKTAQLVAGAQEIYYPGAPHGLTATMQDQVNKDLLAFLRS; the protein is encoded by the coding sequence ATGAGCTACCTCACCGCCAAGGACGGCACCGACATCTACTACAAGGACTGGGGTGAGGGCCCGGTCGTCACCTTCTCCCACGGCTGGCCGCTGAACGCCGACGCCTGGGACGGGCAGATGCTCTTCCTGGCGCAGAACGGGTTCCGGGTGGTCGCCCACGACCGGCGCGGGCACGGACGGTCGAGCCAGGCTGGCACCGGGAACGACATGGACGGCTACGCCGACGACCTGGCCGCCGTCATCGAGGCGCTCGACCTGCGGGACGCGACGCTGGTCGGGCACTCCACCGGCGGCGGCGAGGTGGCCCGCTACATCGGCCGCCACGGCACGAGCCGGGTGGCCAAGGCGGTGCTGATCTCGGCCGTGCCCCCGATCATGGTGCAGACACCGGACAACCCGGAAGGGCTGCCGATCAGTGTCTTCGACGACCTGCGGACCCAACTCCTCGCCGACCGCTCGCAGTTCTACCAGGACTTCGCGCAGATGTTCTTCGGCGCCAACCGGCCGGGCGCGAAGGTGTCGAAGGGCATCCTCGACCAGTTCTGGCTCTGGAGCATGCAGGCCGGCCTCTGGAACTCGTACCTGAGCATCAAGGCGTTCTCCGAGACGGACTTCCGCGACGACCTGGCGAAGTTCGACGTCCCGACGCTCGTCCTGCACGGCGAGGACGACCAGGTCGTCCCGGTCAAGGACTCCGCCCACAAGACCGCCCAACTGGTCGCCGGCGCGCAGGAGATCTACTACCCGGGCGCCCCACACGGGCTCACCGCCACCATGCAGGACCAGGTGAACAAGGACCTGCTCGCGTTCCTGCGGAGCTGA
- a CDS encoding helix-turn-helix transcriptional regulator, whose amino-acid sequence MDRARLAGFLRARREALQPEDVGLPRGPRRRTGGLRREEVAALSGMSADYYSRIEQQRGPHPSEQMLAALARGLRLSLAERDHLFQLGGFPVPRHAVRADHVNPGMMRILDRLQDTPAQVVNHLGETLAQTAPAVALLGDETRHSGLARSAHYRWFTDPQARTPVPAEDHATRSRLMAAHLHAAYTRDGRGSRAAVIVDALLATSAEFAELWREHPVQSAYCPPKRLRHPEVGALELHCQVLVDPDQSQTLMVFTAAPGTESDEKLRLLAVIGAQRV is encoded by the coding sequence ATGGACCGCGCCCGCCTCGCCGGTTTCCTGCGTGCCCGACGGGAGGCGCTCCAGCCGGAGGACGTGGGGCTGCCCCGGGGGCCGCGCCGACGCACCGGCGGGCTGCGCCGCGAGGAGGTCGCCGCGCTCAGCGGCATGTCCGCCGACTACTACAGCCGCATCGAGCAGCAGCGCGGCCCACACCCGTCCGAGCAGATGCTCGCCGCCCTGGCCCGCGGCCTGCGGCTGTCGCTGGCCGAGCGGGACCACCTGTTCCAGCTCGGCGGGTTTCCCGTGCCGCGCCACGCGGTGCGGGCCGACCACGTCAACCCGGGCATGATGCGGATCCTCGACCGGCTCCAGGACACCCCGGCGCAGGTGGTGAACCACCTTGGCGAGACCCTGGCGCAGACGGCGCCGGCGGTCGCCCTGCTGGGCGACGAGACCCGGCACAGCGGGTTGGCGCGCAGCGCGCACTACCGCTGGTTTACCGATCCGCAGGCGCGTACGCCGGTGCCGGCGGAGGACCACGCGACGCGGAGCCGGCTCATGGCGGCGCACCTGCACGCGGCGTACACCCGCGACGGCCGGGGTTCGCGGGCCGCCGTGATCGTGGACGCCCTGCTCGCGACGAGCGCCGAGTTCGCCGAACTGTGGCGGGAACACCCGGTCCAGAGCGCCTACTGCCCGCCCAAGCGGCTGCGGCACCCGGAGGTGGGCGCGCTGGAGCTGCACTGCCAGGTCCTGGTGGACCCGGACCAGTCGCAGACGTTGATGGTCTTCACGGCCGCGCCCGGGACGGAGAGCGACGAGAAGCTGCGCCTGCTCGCGGTCATCGGCGCCCAGCGCGTCTGA
- a CDS encoding aldehyde dehydrogenase family protein: MTTSPLTAAGHWIGGETVAGSAGTLPVVNPATGDLVAETAAGTAADVDRAVAAARAAFPSWSATTPAHRAAVLRRVGAGLAARTEEIASTITAEMGAPVGLSRTAQVAFPAAVIDSFVGLADTFPWTEEIGNSLLVREPIGVVAAITPWNFPLQQIVSKLAPALLAGNTMVFKPSEVAPLTARILAEVTVEAGLPAGVFNVVYGTGAVVGEAISAHPDIDMISFTGSTRAGRRIAAVAAETVKRVALELGGKGANIILDDADLPQAVSKGVAMAFTNGGQVCGAWPRMLVPAARQDEVVALAVEAAGQYTVGDPTDEATRIGPMAHEAHREKVAGYIERGVADGARLVFGGPGRPAGLEKGAYVQPTIFADVDPRSAIAQEEIFGPVLTIIPYADEDEAVAIANGTAYGLTGGVFGEPEHALAVARRLRAGQVDVNGGQWNALAPFGGYKQSGNGREFGRFGLAEFLEIKSIQR; the protein is encoded by the coding sequence ATGACCACTTCACCTCTCACCGCCGCCGGCCACTGGATCGGTGGCGAGACCGTCGCCGGCTCCGCCGGCACCCTTCCCGTCGTCAACCCCGCGACCGGTGACCTCGTCGCCGAGACGGCGGCCGGCACCGCCGCCGACGTCGACCGCGCCGTGGCCGCCGCCCGGGCCGCCTTCCCGTCCTGGTCGGCGACCACGCCCGCACACCGGGCCGCCGTGCTGCGGCGCGTCGGTGCGGGCCTCGCCGCTCGTACGGAGGAGATCGCGTCGACGATCACCGCCGAGATGGGCGCCCCGGTCGGGCTGTCCCGGACGGCTCAGGTCGCCTTCCCGGCGGCGGTGATCGACTCGTTCGTGGGGCTCGCCGACACGTTCCCGTGGACCGAGGAGATCGGCAACTCGCTCCTCGTCCGCGAGCCGATCGGTGTGGTCGCCGCGATCACCCCGTGGAACTTCCCGCTCCAGCAGATCGTCTCCAAGCTGGCCCCGGCGCTGCTCGCCGGCAACACGATGGTCTTCAAGCCGTCCGAGGTCGCCCCGCTCACCGCGCGGATCCTGGCCGAGGTCACCGTCGAGGCGGGCCTGCCGGCGGGCGTGTTCAACGTCGTGTACGGCACCGGCGCCGTCGTCGGTGAGGCCATCTCCGCGCACCCGGACATCGACATGATCTCGTTCACCGGGTCGACCCGGGCCGGGCGGCGCATCGCCGCGGTGGCCGCCGAGACGGTCAAGCGGGTGGCGCTGGAGCTCGGTGGCAAGGGCGCGAACATCATCCTCGACGACGCCGACCTGCCGCAGGCGGTCAGCAAGGGCGTGGCGATGGCGTTCACCAACGGCGGCCAGGTGTGCGGGGCGTGGCCCCGGATGCTGGTGCCGGCGGCCCGGCAGGACGAGGTCGTCGCGCTCGCGGTGGAGGCGGCGGGGCAGTACACCGTGGGGGACCCGACCGACGAGGCCACCCGCATCGGTCCGATGGCCCACGAGGCGCACCGGGAGAAGGTGGCCGGCTACATCGAGCGGGGGGTCGCCGACGGCGCCCGGCTGGTGTTCGGCGGCCCCGGCCGGCCGGCCGGGCTGGAGAAGGGCGCGTACGTCCAGCCGACGATCTTCGCCGACGTCGACCCGCGGTCGGCGATCGCCCAGGAGGAGATCTTCGGTCCGGTCCTGACGATCATCCCGTACGCGGACGAGGACGAGGCGGTCGCCATCGCCAACGGCACGGCGTACGGACTCACCGGCGGCGTGTTCGGCGAGCCGGAGCACGCCCTCGCGGTCGCCCGGCGGCTGCGGGCCGGTCAGGTCGACGTCAACGGCGGCCAGTGGAACGCGCTCGCCCCGTTCGGCGGCTACAAGCAGTCCGGCAACGGCCGCGAGTTCGGCCGCTTCGGGCTGGCGGAGTTCCTGGAGATCAAGTCCATCCAGCGGTGA
- a CDS encoding sigma-70 family RNA polymerase sigma factor has translation MREYPSDDLPEQRRPDVADEVATRRWLLGILGTLSPRERAIVVLRYYFDLPEAQVARELDVSVGTVKSTSSRALEKLRANVPATEEVRR, from the coding sequence ATCCGCGAGTATCCCAGCGACGACCTGCCCGAGCAGCGGCGTCCCGACGTCGCCGACGAGGTCGCGACCCGGCGCTGGCTGCTCGGCATCCTCGGCACGCTCAGCCCCCGGGAGCGCGCCATCGTCGTGCTGCGCTACTACTTCGACCTTCCGGAGGCGCAGGTGGCCCGCGAACTCGACGTGTCGGTGGGCACGGTCAAGAGCACCAGCTCCCGCGCGCTGGAGAAGCTGCGCGCCAACGTGCCCGCGACGGAGGAGGTGCGGCGATGA
- a CDS encoding sigma factor produces MGRGDDEFVEFARAASGRLVHAAFLMTGNHHQAEDAAQTALVRTYAAWSRVRHDDAYGYARTVLVNHLVDG; encoded by the coding sequence ATGGGGCGCGGTGACGACGAGTTCGTCGAGTTCGCCCGGGCGGCGTCCGGCCGTCTCGTGCACGCCGCCTTCCTCATGACCGGCAACCACCACCAGGCCGAGGACGCGGCGCAGACCGCGCTGGTCCGCACCTACGCGGCCTGGTCGCGGGTCCGGCACGACGACGCCTACGGGTACGCCCGGACGGTGCTGGTCAACCACCTCGTCGACGGCTGA
- a CDS encoding DUF3152 domain-containing protein: MAPNTTRARAAGIRPLPLAVLLLTALLSGCAGPVVGHPAAAGAPAAAGGAPATAAQPAATPAVVAQLGSAPVTYPADGGNRWTYAAAEAPGRGGTGRLWRYRVAVERDIHGLSVPDFAAEVTRTLTDPQGWTADGARQLRRVGADQKADFTLYLATPGTRDTLCQDVPDGYTSCRNGDRVVLNVARWVKGVPGYGASLAVYRRYMVNHEVGHRLGMGHERCPGRGRPAPVMQQQTLGLHGCTPNPLPYLDGEFYRGPSGAYDDPLPPREGGRTG, translated from the coding sequence ATGGCACCGAACACTACGCGGGCCCGGGCAGCCGGCATCCGGCCGCTACCGCTGGCAGTACTGCTGCTCACCGCACTGCTCAGCGGGTGCGCCGGGCCCGTCGTGGGCCATCCGGCCGCCGCCGGTGCCCCGGCCGCAGCCGGCGGGGCCCCGGCGACCGCGGCCCAGCCCGCCGCCACACCCGCCGTGGTGGCCCAGCTGGGGTCCGCCCCGGTGACCTACCCCGCCGACGGCGGCAACCGGTGGACGTACGCGGCCGCGGAGGCGCCGGGCCGGGGCGGCACCGGCCGGCTGTGGCGTTACCGGGTGGCCGTGGAGCGGGACATCCACGGCCTGTCCGTGCCGGACTTCGCCGCCGAGGTCACCCGCACCCTCACCGACCCGCAGGGGTGGACCGCGGACGGGGCGCGGCAGCTGCGCCGGGTCGGTGCGGACCAGAAGGCCGACTTCACCCTCTACCTGGCCACTCCGGGCACCCGGGACACCCTCTGCCAGGACGTGCCGGACGGCTACACGTCGTGCCGCAACGGGGACCGGGTGGTCCTGAACGTGGCGCGCTGGGTGAAGGGCGTGCCCGGCTACGGGGCGAGTCTCGCCGTCTACCGCCGCTACATGGTCAACCACGAGGTGGGGCACCGGCTGGGCATGGGACACGAACGGTGCCCGGGGCGGGGCCGCCCGGCGCCGGTGATGCAGCAACAGACGCTCGGCCTGCACGGCTGCACCCCGAACCCGCTGCCCTACCTGGACGGCGAGTTCTACCGGGGGCCGTCCGGGGCGTACGACGACCCGCTGCCGCCCCGGGAGGGGGGACGGACGGGCTGA
- a CDS encoding DUF4132 domain-containing protein: MGDWTDLLPELTEADRRRVEAGLDEADARIRAVLREAAPHHYRTPVTRTAEWAAVAGWPAEERRLAALAMHREAATASTPVALSDVVRDLATGDVPWTRADLLWCLRLAGSGYDNGSYLELPAAVAARLAPAELADLLPALGALRDEVADDYFPPADVRRRVVRSISEAIDRASARGLPSWLLHGGDGFGPLARATLGAGLDAAGDLLAHCASLEKPTPTAKWLRQLDAHLAATPGGPATVRRLLDLFAEHGRWVRDDTDRLLRGLLWAASRDEDDAATEALARAVSTAAAAPRDARGFPHAQRTAVAGVGLLAGRSGTAPVRTLARLAVTVRNRAVRSRVEAALARLGALRGWSLSEVLELAVDDHGLDRDGRLRVSVGSYEATVEVVGEKARLTFARRGVPLRGVPAPVREDHVGELAGLRDVVKRLGATLVSERQRVEGLLSEERTWAYADWVARFLDHPVTGAYGRRLLWEASGDGRHWSAGLPRRDAAGWVLAGRDGQSVTGDRVRLWHPVTASVDEVLAWRGHVLAAGLTQPFKQAFREIYVLTPAEEATGSYSNRFAAHILRYRQANALMRVRGWQAGYLGTWDGGYDSEAIKLLGGGGWRASFHHALVDTDDAGRHDVGYCTTDQVRFARRDGATWQAVPVAEVPPLVFTEAMRDVDLFVGVTSIATDPEWADRGEDRFHAYWHRAAVAELTPSAQVRRDALARLLPRMAIADRVELSDRFLRVQGSIRAYRIHLGSGNILMEPNDAYLCIVPARARGGRIHLPFDDDPVLSVILSKAIMLAADDAITDPTVLRQLTA; the protein is encoded by the coding sequence GTGGGCGACTGGACGGATCTGCTACCCGAGCTGACCGAGGCCGACCGGCGGCGGGTCGAGGCCGGCCTCGACGAGGCCGACGCCCGGATCCGGGCCGTGCTGCGGGAGGCGGCGCCGCACCACTACCGGACGCCGGTGACCCGAACGGCGGAGTGGGCGGCGGTCGCGGGCTGGCCGGCCGAGGAGCGTCGCCTCGCGGCGCTGGCGATGCACCGGGAAGCCGCGACCGCCTCGACCCCCGTCGCCCTGAGCGACGTCGTCCGCGACCTCGCCACCGGGGACGTGCCGTGGACGCGGGCGGATCTCCTGTGGTGCCTGCGGCTGGCCGGGTCCGGCTACGACAACGGGTCGTACCTGGAGCTGCCGGCCGCCGTCGCGGCGCGCCTGGCCCCGGCCGAGCTGGCCGACCTGCTGCCGGCCCTCGGCGCGCTGCGTGACGAGGTCGCGGACGACTACTTCCCGCCGGCCGACGTCCGGCGGCGGGTCGTCCGGTCGATCTCCGAGGCGATCGACCGCGCCTCCGCACGTGGCCTGCCGTCCTGGCTGCTGCACGGCGGGGACGGCTTCGGGCCCCTGGCCCGCGCCACGCTGGGCGCCGGCCTCGACGCGGCCGGGGACCTGCTGGCCCACTGCGCCTCGCTGGAGAAGCCGACGCCGACGGCGAAGTGGCTGCGGCAGCTCGACGCCCACCTCGCGGCCACGCCCGGCGGCCCGGCGACCGTCCGCCGGCTCCTGGACCTGTTCGCCGAGCACGGTCGGTGGGTGCGCGACGACACCGACCGCCTGCTGCGGGGGCTGCTGTGGGCGGCGTCGCGGGACGAGGACGACGCGGCCACGGAGGCGCTGGCGCGGGCCGTGTCCACGGCCGCGGCGGCGCCCCGGGACGCGCGCGGCTTTCCGCACGCCCAGCGCACGGCGGTCGCCGGCGTGGGCCTGTTGGCCGGGCGGTCCGGTACGGCGCCGGTGCGGACCCTGGCGCGACTGGCGGTGACGGTGCGGAACCGGGCGGTCCGCAGCCGGGTCGAGGCGGCGCTGGCGCGCCTCGGGGCGCTGCGCGGCTGGTCGCTCAGCGAGGTGCTGGAGCTCGCCGTGGACGACCACGGGCTCGACCGGGACGGCCGCCTACGGGTGTCCGTCGGTTCCTACGAGGCGACGGTCGAGGTCGTGGGCGAGAAGGCGCGGTTGACCTTCGCCCGGCGGGGCGTACCGCTCCGGGGAGTCCCGGCCCCGGTCCGGGAGGACCACGTCGGCGAGCTGGCCGGGTTGCGGGACGTCGTGAAGCGCCTCGGCGCGACGCTCGTGTCGGAGCGGCAGCGGGTGGAGGGGTTGCTGTCCGAGGAGCGCACCTGGGCGTACGCGGACTGGGTGGCCCGCTTCCTCGACCACCCGGTCACCGGCGCCTACGGACGGCGGCTGCTCTGGGAGGCCAGCGGCGACGGCCGGCACTGGTCGGCCGGCCTGCCCCGGCGCGACGCCGCCGGGTGGGTGCTCGCCGGCCGCGACGGACAGTCGGTCACCGGCGACCGGGTCCGGCTCTGGCACCCGGTCACCGCGTCCGTCGACGAGGTGCTCGCGTGGCGCGGGCACGTGCTGGCCGCCGGGTTGACGCAGCCGTTCAAGCAGGCCTTCCGCGAGATCTACGTGCTGACGCCGGCCGAGGAGGCGACGGGTTCCTACTCCAACCGGTTCGCCGCGCACATCCTGCGCTACCGGCAGGCCAACGCGCTCATGCGGGTGCGCGGCTGGCAGGCCGGCTACCTGGGCACCTGGGACGGCGGCTACGACAGCGAGGCCATCAAGCTGCTCGGCGGCGGCGGGTGGCGGGCGTCGTTCCACCACGCCCTCGTCGACACCGACGACGCCGGTCGCCACGACGTCGGGTACTGCACGACCGACCAGGTCCGCTTCGCCCGGCGCGACGGCGCCACCTGGCAGGCCGTGCCGGTCGCCGAGGTGCCGCCGTTGGTCTTCACCGAGGCGATGCGGGACGTGGACCTGTTCGTCGGGGTCACGTCGATCGCCACCGACCCGGAGTGGGCCGACCGTGGCGAGGACCGGTTCCACGCCTACTGGCACCGGGCGGCGGTGGCCGAGCTGACGCCGTCGGCGCAGGTCCGCCGGGACGCGCTGGCGCGGCTGCTGCCGCGGATGGCGATCGCCGACCGGGTCGAGCTGTCCGACCGGTTCCTGCGGGTGCAGGGGTCGATCCGGGCCTACCGGATCCACCTCGGCTCGGGCAACATCCTCATGGAGCCGAACGACGCCTACCTGTGCATCGTCCCGGCGCGCGCCCGGGGCGGCCGCATCCACCTGCCGTTCGACGACGACCCGGTGCTGTCGGTGATCCTGTCCAAGGCGATCATGCTCGCCGCCGACGACGCGATCACCGACCCCACCGTGCTCCGCCAGCTCACCGCGTGA